In Nostoc edaphicum CCNP1411, the sequence GTTTTAAGTCTGCCAACTGGTTCAGCAAATATTCTTTTAATATCACCTTCTGGTAAATCTTTGATATAGGCTGAAAGAGTTGATTCCACTTCGGTTTTTTGTTCACCATCTAATGCTGCTAGTACACCAGCAATATTAGAACCATCACTTTCTAAGATGTTAGATAAGGGTGAATAGCCGCGCATCGTAGAAGGAATGGGATTTAATATAAAAATACTACTAATTTTATTAATTATAATATTCATTAGCTTAATATCCTTGCTAAGGAAATCCAAATCATTATCATCCTCATAAGTTCTTTCAATCAAATCATTCGTTTGTTTTTTGATATTTTCTATATTTTCAATTACTTTAACTTTTACCTCATTAATAATTATACTGTTTTTTAGTTTATTAACTGTTTCTAATAAATCTTGGTTAGTCTTATTTAAATTACTAAGTTTTAGTTTTATATCCTCCTGTTGCTTTTGGCTTTGTGCAAACAAATGATTAACTTCTGATAAATATGACTTTTCAGTTAAAAAATTATTATCTATTAACATTTGATCACTTACCTGAAAATCTGAAGATTTTTTTTGTCTTTCAAGATATTCTTGGACAATATGAACACTTGGTTTACTTTGTACTGTAATCCTATAAAAATAATCTGTTTTGTCATCTTCACCTTGAACTAGTAGTTTCAATATAAATTGAGTTTCAGGTTTAAGTGCAGCCCATTCTACACCACCGCGAAGAGATGGAAGTGTTTTATCTCCTGCTAAAGCTGCTTCAATATTTTCACCTTTAGCAATTCGTTGTAAAAATTCCAAAGCTTCAACTACATTAGACTTTCCACTTGCATTTGTACCAATCAGAACAGTCAATGGGTCAAGTGGAAGCTCGGCATAACGAAAACTTTTCCAGTTTTCTAAGATGAGTTGCTTAAGCATGATCAACTCCAAAACTCTACCTACTTAAATTTAGCTCCTAACAGTAGCGTTGGCAAAGCCCGCCGCAGGCATCGCACAAAGTTTTTTCATCCTTCAATATCTCACTAAAAAACAGCAAAGCCAGCAGACAGAGTAAAAAATTGTCTAGCTACTCTATCTAACTGGCTACATCTCACTGTGATTTTGACGATTTATTTTTCTGGTGGCAAATCTAGGCTGTAAACAATTTCGCCTGCCAAGTTACGCAATGTTACCGTCATTACCTTTGTATTTCCATCAATCTTGACTCCTCCAA encodes:
- a CDS encoding AAA family ATPase — protein: MLKQLILENWKSFRYAELPLDPLTVLIGTNASGKSNVVEALEFLQRIAKGENIEAALAGDKTLPSLRGGVEWAALKPETQFILKLLVQGEDDKTDYFYRITVQSKPSVHIVQEYLERQKKSSDFQVSDQMLIDNNFLTEKSYLSEVNHLFAQSQKQQEDIKLKLSNLNKTNQDLLETVNKLKNSIIINEVKVKVIENIENIKKQTNDLIERTYEDDNDLDFLSKDIKLMNIIINKISSIFILNPIPSTMRGYSPLSNILESDGSNIAGVLAALDGEQKTEVESTLSAYIKDLPEGDIKRIFAEPVGRLKTDAMLYCEEEWKPGHITEIDARTMSDGTLRFLAILTALLTRPEGSQLVIEEIDNGLHPSRAELLVRILREIGSKRKIDILLTTHNPALLDALGPEIVPFVVVAHRDKETGESKLTLLEDIENLPLLLASGTLGRLAAKGAIEKSLSDNK